The following proteins come from a genomic window of Streptomyces liliiviolaceus:
- a CDS encoding arsenate reductase/protein-tyrosine-phosphatase family protein has product MTAPDAGRGIGTGTGYTGAYGDGASGDSSFRILHVSTGNVCRSPITERLTRHALADRLGDPLWGGLIVESAGTWGHEGAPMEANAEAVLADFGADASGFVGRELLDEHVIRADLVLTATRDHRAQVISMGHSAGLRTFTLKEFTRLVRAIDPATLPPLDDGMVERARALVRAAAALRGWLLAPTAEADEVYDPYGAPLPFFRSVGDEINQALDPVVTALTGAPARA; this is encoded by the coding sequence TTGACAGCCCCTGACGCGGGGCGTGGCATAGGTACGGGGACGGGGTACACGGGGGCTTACGGCGACGGGGCCTCGGGCGACTCCTCTTTTCGCATCCTCCACGTCAGCACCGGCAACGTGTGCCGCTCGCCGATCACCGAGCGGCTGACCCGTCATGCCCTGGCGGACCGGCTCGGCGACCCCCTGTGGGGCGGCCTGATCGTGGAGAGCGCCGGTACCTGGGGGCACGAGGGCGCGCCCATGGAGGCCAACGCGGAGGCGGTCCTCGCGGACTTCGGCGCGGACGCCTCCGGCTTCGTGGGCCGCGAACTGCTGGACGAGCACGTCATCCGGGCGGACCTGGTCCTCACCGCGACCCGTGACCACCGCGCCCAGGTCATCTCCATGGGCCACTCGGCGGGCCTGCGCACCTTCACCCTGAAGGAGTTCACCCGCCTGGTCCGTGCCATAGACCCGGCCACCCTGCCCCCGCTGGACGACGGCATGGTCGAACGCGCCCGTGCCCTGGTCCGCGCCGCGGCGGCTCTACGCGGGTGGCTCCTGGCCCCCACGGCGGAAGCCGACGAGGTCTACGACCCGTACGGCGCCCCCCTCCCGTTCTTCCGCTCGGTGGGCGACGAGATCAACCAAGCGCTGGACCCGGTGGTCACGGCGCTGACGGGGGCGCCTGCGCGGGCGTGA
- a CDS encoding L-threonylcarbamoyladenylate synthase, whose amino-acid sequence MARRYDTNDATDRSTGLREAASAVRRGELVVLPTDTVYGVGADAFSSEAVADLLEAKGRGRNMPTPVLIGSPNTLHGLVTDFSEMAWELVDAFWPGALTLVAKHQPSLQWDLGDTRGTVAVRMPLHPVAIELLTETGPMAVSSANLTGHPSPEDCDAAQEMLGDSVSVYLDGGPTPGIVPSSIVDVTGKVPVLLRAGALSAEELRKVVPDLEVAN is encoded by the coding sequence ATGGCACGGCGATACGACACCAACGACGCGACCGACCGCTCGACGGGTCTGCGCGAGGCCGCGTCCGCCGTGCGCCGGGGCGAGCTCGTCGTGCTGCCGACCGACACCGTGTACGGGGTCGGCGCCGACGCGTTCAGCTCGGAGGCCGTGGCGGACCTGCTGGAGGCCAAGGGACGCGGCCGGAACATGCCCACGCCCGTCCTCATCGGCTCCCCGAACACGCTGCACGGCCTGGTCACGGACTTCTCCGAGATGGCCTGGGAGCTCGTCGACGCCTTCTGGCCGGGCGCGCTGACCCTGGTCGCCAAGCACCAGCCGTCCCTGCAGTGGGACCTCGGGGACACCCGTGGGACCGTCGCCGTGCGCATGCCGCTGCATCCGGTCGCCATCGAGCTGCTGACCGAGACCGGCCCGATGGCCGTCTCGTCCGCCAACCTCACCGGACATCCGTCCCCCGAGGACTGCGACGCCGCGCAGGAGATGCTCGGCGACTCCGTCTCCGTGTACCTGGACGGCGGTCCCACCCCCGGCATCGTCCCGTCGTCGATCGTCGACGTGACGGGCAAGGTGCCGGTGCTGCTGCGGGCCGGCGCGCTGTCGGCCGAGGAGCTGCGAAAGGTCGTACCCGACCTTGAGGTGGCGAATTGA
- a CDS encoding serine hydroxymethyltransferase produces the protein MPVTHTLEGPPSVDVLGRQDPELAEILLAELTRQTTTLQLIAAENFTSPAVLAALGSPLANKYAEGYPGARHHGGCELVDVAERIAVQRATALFGAEHANVQSHSGSSAVLAAYAALLRPGDTVLAMGLPHGGHLTHGSPANFSGRWFDFVGYGVDPESGLIDHEQVRALARTHRPKAIVCGSISYPRHIDYAAFREVADEVGAYLIADAAHPIGLVAGGAAPSPVPYADVVCATTHKVLRGPRGGMLLCGSGLADRVDRAVFPFTQGGAQMHTVAAKAVAFGEAATPAFTAYAHQVVANARVLAQCLAAEGLAVVTGGTDTHLLTVDPAPLGVDGRTARGRLAAAGMVLDTCALPRPDVRGLRLGTAAVTTQGMGEAEMARVAVLFGTALRDESAGRHVREEVRDLTGRFPPYPG, from the coding sequence ATGCCGGTCACACACACGCTCGAAGGCCCGCCGTCCGTCGATGTGCTGGGCCGGCAGGATCCGGAGCTGGCCGAGATCCTCCTCGCGGAGCTGACGCGGCAGACCACGACGCTGCAGCTGATCGCCGCCGAGAACTTCACCTCGCCCGCCGTGCTGGCCGCGCTGGGCTCGCCGCTCGCCAACAAGTACGCCGAGGGATACCCCGGCGCCCGGCACCACGGCGGCTGCGAGCTGGTCGACGTCGCCGAGCGGATCGCCGTACAGCGCGCCACGGCCCTCTTCGGCGCCGAACACGCCAACGTGCAGTCCCACTCCGGGAGTTCGGCCGTGCTGGCCGCGTACGCCGCCCTGCTGCGTCCCGGGGACACCGTCCTCGCCATGGGCCTGCCGCACGGCGGGCACCTCACGCACGGGTCGCCCGCGAACTTCTCGGGCCGCTGGTTCGACTTCGTCGGCTACGGCGTCGACCCGGAGAGCGGGCTCATCGACCACGAGCAGGTCCGGGCGCTGGCCCGCACCCACCGGCCGAAGGCCATCGTGTGCGGATCCATCTCCTACCCCCGGCACATCGACTACGCGGCCTTCCGCGAGGTGGCGGACGAGGTCGGCGCGTATCTCATCGCCGACGCCGCCCACCCCATCGGCCTCGTCGCCGGGGGAGCGGCGCCCAGCCCGGTCCCGTACGCGGACGTCGTGTGCGCGACCACGCACAAGGTGCTGCGGGGGCCGCGCGGCGGGATGCTGCTGTGCGGGAGCGGACTGGCCGACCGGGTCGACCGGGCCGTCTTCCCCTTCACGCAGGGCGGCGCGCAGATGCACACCGTCGCCGCGAAGGCCGTCGCGTTCGGCGAGGCGGCAACACCGGCGTTCACGGCGTACGCCCATCAGGTGGTCGCGAACGCGCGGGTGCTGGCGCAGTGCCTGGCCGCCGAGGGGCTCGCGGTCGTCACCGGCGGCACCGACACCCATCTGCTGACCGTCGACCCGGCGCCGCTCGGCGTCGACGGCCGTACCGCCCGCGGCCGTCTCGCCGCCGCCGGAATGGTCCTCGACACCTGCGCGCTGCCCCGTCCCGACGTACGGGGGCTGCGCCTGGGCACGGCCGCCGTCACCACCCAGGGCATGGGCGAGGCGGAGATGGCCCGCGTCGCGGTGCTGTTCGGCACGGCGCTGCGGGACGAGTCCGCAGGCCGGCACGTACGTGAAGAAGTGCGGGACCTGACCGGGAGATTTCCCCCTTATCCCGGCTAG
- the prmC gene encoding peptide chain release factor N(5)-glutamine methyltransferase encodes MNLLLAEVAQATQRLADAGVPSPRNDAEELAAFVHGVKRGELHTVKDADFDARYWEVIARREAREPLQHITGRAYFRYLELQVGPGVFVPRPETESVVGWAIDAVRAMDVVEPLIVDLCTGSGAIALALAQEVPRSRVHAVELSEDALRWTRKNVEGSRVDLRQGNALDAFPDLDGQADLVITNPPYIPLTEWEYVAPEARDYDPELSLFSGEDGLDLIRGLERTAHRLLRPGGVVVVEHADTQGGQVPWIFTEERGWADAADHPDLNNRPRFATARRATP; translated from the coding sequence GTGAACCTGCTGCTCGCGGAAGTGGCCCAGGCCACCCAGCGGCTGGCCGACGCCGGCGTGCCCTCGCCGCGCAACGACGCCGAGGAGCTCGCCGCGTTCGTGCACGGTGTGAAGCGGGGCGAGCTGCACACCGTGAAGGACGCGGACTTCGACGCCCGGTACTGGGAGGTGATCGCGCGCCGCGAGGCCCGCGAGCCGCTCCAGCACATCACCGGGCGGGCCTACTTCCGCTATCTGGAACTCCAGGTCGGGCCGGGCGTGTTCGTGCCCCGGCCCGAGACCGAGTCCGTGGTCGGCTGGGCCATAGACGCCGTCCGCGCGATGGACGTCGTGGAGCCGCTGATCGTGGACCTGTGCACCGGTTCGGGCGCCATCGCGCTCGCCCTCGCACAGGAGGTGCCGCGCTCGCGCGTACACGCCGTGGAGCTGTCCGAGGACGCCCTGCGGTGGACCCGCAAGAACGTCGAGGGGTCCAGGGTCGACCTGCGCCAGGGCAACGCCCTGGACGCCTTCCCCGACCTCGACGGCCAGGCCGACCTCGTCATCACCAACCCGCCGTACATCCCGCTCACGGAATGGGAGTACGTCGCTCCGGAGGCCCGGGACTACGATCCCGAACTCTCCCTGTTCTCGGGGGAGGACGGCCTCGACCTGATCCGCGGTCTGGAGCGCACCGCGCACCGGCTGCTGCGGCCCGGCGGTGTCGTCGTCGTCGAGCACGCCGACACCCAGGGCGGTCAGGTGCCGTGGATCTTCACCGAGGAGCGGGGCTGGGCCGACGCGGCCGACCACCCGGACCTCAACAACCGGCCGCGGTTCGCGACCGCCCGCAGGGCGACGCCATGA